In a single window of the Candidatus Flexicrinis proximus genome:
- a CDS encoding GAF domain-containing sensor histidine kinase, with protein MNTETFSMNVMMSQQIARRLSWSFAVFSVLLVMAGLSISILALIASGQGVTFSHQFFTPILTTTYCVVGALVASRHPRNPIGWMFCATGFLSALNMLSAGYALYGELVAPVPGAALARWFSIWVWIPNVLLPFTLPLLLFPDGKLLSTRWRPVAWAAALGGAAFMIGIAFHPGPLTEMGLNKANPYGISGSEAALNALMTAAAPLLLTGILGSITSVIVRFRRAAGVEREQLKSLVFAGIIVIVGNAMGGLPWLIWRDNPATQEFSIVATDITIVSIVIATGIAILRYRLWDIHILVNRALVYGALTTLVIGTYIVIVGVLGTLLQTGGGLPISLLGTGIIAVSFQPLRERLQRAVNRLMYGERDDPYAVLGRLSERLEVVAAAQSVLPTIVETVAEALKLPYVAVALKEGERFTIAAEVIRSTGFAVQDNGSLEILPLIYQLESIGQLILAPRAPGESFSQTDRRLLEAIARQAGVAAYNVRLTQDLQRSRERLVTTREEERRRLRRDLHDGLGPVLAAMSFKLDAVHNLADRDVTAVRKMVDELKVQMQDALADIRRIAYDLRPPALDELGLVGALKAHITSHNHLQGLQITLEAPVNPLPLPAAVEVAAYRIALEAMTNVSRHAGAHRCSVRLSLPDDLYLEVTDNGRGLPKTVRAGVGLASMRERAEELGGMCVAEALPQGGTSVTARLPISSRYAAVSGVS; from the coding sequence GTGAACACGGAAACATTCAGCATGAACGTGATGATGTCACAGCAAATTGCCCGTCGCCTATCCTGGTCATTCGCGGTGTTTTCCGTCCTGTTGGTCATGGCCGGTCTGAGCATCAGTATCCTCGCGCTGATCGCCAGCGGACAAGGCGTAACCTTTAGCCACCAGTTCTTCACACCCATCCTGACTACGACCTACTGCGTGGTTGGGGCGCTGGTTGCGTCACGTCACCCGCGTAATCCAATCGGCTGGATGTTCTGCGCCACCGGGTTCCTCAGCGCCTTGAATATGTTGTCTGCGGGCTACGCGCTGTACGGCGAACTTGTCGCGCCAGTTCCCGGCGCGGCGTTGGCTCGCTGGTTCAGTATCTGGGTCTGGATCCCTAACGTACTGCTTCCGTTTACCCTTCCCTTACTTCTCTTCCCCGACGGGAAACTCCTCTCAACACGCTGGCGCCCTGTGGCATGGGCAGCAGCGCTGGGGGGCGCTGCCTTTATGATTGGCATCGCCTTCCACCCCGGCCCGTTGACAGAAATGGGACTCAACAAAGCTAATCCATATGGAATCTCCGGCAGTGAAGCGGCTTTGAATGCGCTGATGACAGCCGCCGCTCCTTTGCTGCTGACGGGCATACTCGGTTCAATAACCTCGGTAATTGTCCGGTTTCGGCGCGCTGCAGGAGTAGAACGCGAGCAGCTGAAGTCGCTGGTATTTGCGGGAATAATCGTTATTGTGGGCAATGCTATGGGGGGGCTTCCCTGGTTGATTTGGAGAGACAATCCAGCCACCCAGGAGTTCAGCATTGTTGCCACCGATATCACGATAGTCAGTATTGTCATCGCCACCGGAATCGCCATTCTGCGCTATCGGCTGTGGGACATTCACATCCTCGTTAACCGCGCGCTGGTGTATGGGGCGCTGACCACCCTGGTAATCGGCACTTATATCGTCATCGTTGGAGTGTTGGGGACCCTGCTTCAAACCGGTGGCGGTCTTCCGATCTCGCTCCTGGGAACCGGCATTATCGCCGTCTCGTTTCAACCGCTGCGCGAGCGCCTTCAGCGCGCCGTGAACCGTCTGATGTACGGTGAGCGCGACGACCCTTATGCCGTATTAGGCCGCCTCTCAGAACGGCTCGAAGTCGTTGCCGCCGCGCAGTCCGTGCTGCCGACGATTGTTGAGACGGTCGCTGAGGCGCTTAAGCTGCCCTATGTGGCAGTCGCGCTGAAGGAAGGTGAACGGTTCACCATTGCTGCCGAAGTCATTCGCTCCACAGGGTTTGCGGTTCAAGACAATGGCAGCCTGGAAATTCTCCCGCTGATCTACCAGCTGGAGTCCATCGGTCAGCTCATTCTTGCCCCGCGTGCGCCCGGCGAATCTTTCTCGCAGACGGACAGGCGTTTACTGGAAGCCATCGCCCGGCAGGCGGGGGTTGCCGCCTACAATGTGCGCCTGACTCAGGATTTGCAGCGTTCCCGTGAGCGGTTGGTAACGACCCGCGAAGAAGAACGACGCCGCCTTAGGCGCGATTTGCACGATGGGCTTGGACCCGTCCTGGCCGCAATGTCCTTCAAGCTGGATGCTGTTCACAATCTCGCGGATCGCGATGTCACCGCGGTCAGGAAGATGGTGGATGAACTGAAAGTCCAGATGCAGGACGCGCTGGCAGACATCCGGCGCATTGCCTATGATCTGCGTCCGCCTGCGCTCGACGAACTTGGACTTGTCGGCGCATTGAAGGCTCACATCACATCGCACAACCATCTCCAGGGGCTCCAGATCACGCTGGAAGCCCCCGTCAACCCGCTGCCTCTGCCCGCTGCCGTCGAAGTGGCTGCCTACCGTATTGCGCTTGAGGCCATGACCAACGTAAGCCGTCACGCCGGAGCGCATCGCTGTTCTGTCCGGTTGTCGCTGCCTGATGATCTGTATCTGGAAGTGACCGACAATGGACGTGGGTTGCCCAAAACCGTTCGAGCCGGTGTGGGACTCGCTTCGATGCGTGAGCGCGCAGAAGAATTG